The Candidatus Binataceae bacterium genome contains the following window.
AGGCGTCGGTCGGCAGGTAAGCATACAGATAGTAGGGAACGTTGGGCGGCACGATGCCCGCATCGATCGACGCCATCTCACCGGCGACAGGCTTGACGCGCTTGCCATCGACCAGCGCATAAACAGACGCGATCGCGTCGATCGCGGGAATCTGGCCGAAATTGCGGAAGTCCACCGTGATCGTTGGCCGGGTCGAATCGACGGCCTCGAAGCGCGCCTGCTGCACGCCCAGGAACGGCCGATCCGCGATCAAGAATACCGCGTTGGTGACCTGCGCCGTCCGCCACGTCGCGTAAGCGCTCATCAGCGTCGCGAGCACCATCAGGATCGCCATCAGGTCGGCGAAGCGGAGCATCTCGGAGAGCCGCCGATTCCGCGATTTCTCGCGGCGAATCTCCTGCTCTTCGAGGCGGATCAGATCAAGATCTTCGCGCTCGTGCGGATTCTGCTTCGCCTCATCGCGGCGCCGCGCGCGCGGCTCATGCTCGGCCATCGCCGATCTCTATAGCGCCCGCATCCGCCGATGGCTATCAGCCGTTGGGACCCAAGGAGCATGGTCGCAACCGCTCTTGCAATTTGCGGTCAAGCTTGGCTGATATTTCGGCAGGGGATTTGACTATGAATGCAGACGGAAAGTGGAATGCAATTGCCGACACGCAAATGGGCGAGCAGAAGTTTACGCTGCGCTTCAAGACCAATGGCGGCACCTTTGAAGGTTCGATGCACAGCAATTTCGGAGCGCTGCTGATCTCGGGAATCATCGACGGAGATACGCTCTCATGGTCGATGGTGATGTCTCAGCCAATCGCGATGTCGCTCGACTACAAGGTCCGTGTTGAAGGCGACGAGTTGACGGGCGAGGTCAATGGCGGTGCTTTCGGTAGCGCGCCAATAAGAGGGACTCGTGCTGCCGTCGACGAGGACGAAAGCGCAGCCGCCAACGAGCCGGATCCGCTCGAGGCGGCGAAGGCAGGGCTGGATTTCGATCCCGACGCTTTGCGCGAGAGGTACCGTCAAGAGCGGGACAAGCGCCTGCGTGCCGATGGCGAGGCGCAGTACCTTGAGTTGTCCGGGAAATTTGCCCATTACAATGAGGATGATCCTTACGCGGAGCCAGGCTTCACCCGCGATCCGCTGACCGACGAAATCGACGTCGTGATCATCGGCGGTGGCTTTTCAGGACTGCTCGCGGGCGCCCGCCTCAAGGAAGCCGGTATCGACAACTTCCGGATAATCGAGGCCGGTGGCGACTTCGGCGGCACCTGGTATTGGAATCGTTATCCCGGCGCGCAGTGCGACATCGAGTCCTACTGCTATCTGCCTCTGCTCGAAGAGCTCGCGTACATCCCCAAGGAAAAGTACTCGTACGTGAGCGAGATCTTCGAGCACAGCCAGCGTATCGGCCGCGAATATGGCCTCTACGACATCACCTGTTTTCAGACTCGCGTAAAGTCGATCGACTGGGACGAGAAGATCAAGCGCTGGCATATCAGCACCAACCGCAACGACGATATCAAGGCGCGCTTTGTGATCATGGCCCTGGGAACCGCCTCGCGCGCCAAACTTCCCGGTATCCCCGGAATCGACGAGTTCGGAGGTCACAGCTTTCACACCAGTCGATGGGACTACAACTACACGGGCGGAGACACGACCGGCGGAATGACGAAGCTCGCCGACAAACGCGTCGCGATCATAGGCACCGGTGCGACGGCGATTCAGGCGGTCCCGTTCCTCGGTAAGTATGCGAAGCAGTTGTATGTCTTCCAGCGCACGCCGTCTTCGGTCGATCTGCGCGGCAACAAGCCGACTGATTACACGTGGGCGGAAACGCTCGAGCCCGGATGGCAGCGCAAGCGGCGCGAGAACTTTGCGGCGATCCTGACCGGCCAGCCGTTCGAAGAGGACCTGGTCAACGACGGATGGACTGACATCTTCCGCAACGTGTTGTCGATTCCAAAGTCCGAGAAGCCGATGACGTCTGAACAAATCGGCCAGGTGATGGAAATCGCGGACTTCAAGAAGATGAACGGCATCCGCGCCCGCGTGGACGATACCGTTGAGGACAAGGAAGCGGCCGAAGCTCTCAAGCCCTGGTATCGGCAGTTCTGCAAGCGCCCAACTTTCAACGACGAATTTCTACCCACTTTCAACCGTCCGAACGTCGAGCTGATCGACGTAAGCGCAGCGAAGGGCGTCGAGCGAATCACTAAGAAGGGCGTGGTCGCCAACGGCAAAGAATACGAAGTCGATTGCATCATCTATGCTTCGGGCTTCGAGATCTCGACCGCCTTCAAGCGGCGCGTCGGAATCGAAATCAACGGCGAAGGCGGCAAATCCCTGTTCGATCACTTCGCCGACGGATTCAAAACCCTGCACGGGTTTTCGACCCGCGGCTTCCCAAACTGGTTCTATATCGGTATCTCCCAGAACGCCTTGTCAGTGAATATGACCGCGATGTTCGATGAGCAGGCGAGGCACATCGCCTACATCATCAAGGAGACCCGGAACCGCGGCGGCGTGACCGTACAGCCCCAGCAGGAGGCTCAGGACGCGTGGGTCGATCTGATCAACAAACTTCAGATCAACAATCGCGCGTTCCTCGAAGCCTGCACGCCCGGCTACTACAACAACGAGGGCAGCGCCCGCGCCGGTCTAGGCGCAGGCATCTACACCCCAGGCATCAACGCCTTCAATAAATTGCTCGAAGAATGGCGTGCTAAGGGCGACCTGGAGGGCCTCGAAATTCAGCGCTAGAGAAGTAGTCCTCGTTCGCGAGGGCGGTCACTCAGGCGCCAGGAACCAGAGCACCGAGAGGGCCGGGAGTTCGATCGCGATCGAGTGGCTGAACTGATGCCATTTGATCGGCGCGGCCTCGACACCGCCGCCGTTGCCGATATTGGTGCCGCCGTACGTTTCCGCGTCGGTGTTGAGCACCTCGCGATACCATCCGGGCTTCGGCACGCCGATGCGGAATCCGCTGCGCACCACCGGCGAGAAGTTGCACACGCAAATCAGCGTCCGGCCCGACGAAGGCGCGATACGCATAAACGCGATCACATTGGCGTCGGCGTCGTCTGCCTCGATCCAGCGAAATCCGGAAGGCTCAGTGTCGGCCTCCCACAGCGCGGGTTGCGATCGGTAGATGTGATTCAGATCGCGGACGAGGTTTTGCAGCCCCTGATGCTCCTTATATTGGAGCAGGTCCCAATCGATGCTGGTGTCGTGATTCCATTCGCGGCGCTGCCCGATTTCGGTGCCCATGAAGATGAGCTTCTTGCCAGAGCGCGCCCACATGTAAGCGAACAGCGCGCGCTGGTTGGCGAACTGCTGCCACAAATCGCCGGGCATCTTCGAGAGCAGGTTGCGCTTGCCGTGAACGACTTCGTCGTGGGAAATCGGCAGCACGAAATTCTCGCTCCACGCATAGAGCAGACCGAAAGTAAGGTCGCGATGGTGCCAGCGGCGGTAGATGGGATCGAGCGCGATGTACTCGAGCGTGTCATGCATCCAGCCCATATCCCACTTGAAGCCGAAGCCGAGCCCGCCCATCCAGGTCGGGCGGCTGACTCCACCCCACGCCGTCGATTCCTCGGCGATCATCATGATGCCGGGGTTAAGCCGGTACACGGCTTCGTTCAGCATCTTCACAAATGAGATGGCGTCGAGATTCTCACGGCCGCCGTACGCGTTCGGAACCCATTCGCCCTCGCGCCGCCCGTAGTCGAGATAAATCATCGACGCGACCGCATCGACGCGCAGCCCATCGACGTGAAATTCGCCGAGCCAGTAGAGCGCGCTCGCGATCAGGAAGCTGCGAACCTCGGCGCGGCCATAATTGAAGATGTAAGTGCCCCAATCCGGATGATGCCCCTGGCGCGGATCGGCATGCTCAAAGAGCGCGGTGCCATCGAAGCGCCCGAGGCTGAACTCATCCTTGGGAAAATGGGCCGGCACCCAGTCGAGGATCACGCCGATGCCCCTTCGATGAAGCTCATCGATGAGGTAGCGCAGGTCGTCGGGGTTGCCGTAGCGCGAGGTCGAGGCGAAGTAGCCGCTCACCTGGTAGCCCCACGAGCCGGTGAACGGATGCTCCATCAAGGGCATGAGCTGAACGTGCGTGAAGCCCATCTGCTGGACGTAGTCGCCGAGCTGCGACGCCATCTCGCGATAGGTGAGCGGACGATTGCCGTCCTCCGGCACACGCCGCCACGATCCGAGATGAACCTCGTAGATCAACATCGGACTGCGCACCGCTTCGCGCGCCGCCCGCTGCTGCATCCACTCGTCATCGCGGAACTGGTAACTCGAGTTCCAAACGACCGATGCGGTCGCGGGCGGATTCTCCATCTGCTGCGCGAAGGGATCGGCTTTGAGCAGGAGCGATCCGGCCTGGGTGCGGATCTCGTATTTGTAAGCGGCGCCCGGCTTCACATCGGGGATGAAGATTTCCCACACCCCCGAGCCGCCCAGCACGCGCATCATGTTGAGCCGCCCGTCCCAGGCGTTGAAATCGCCGACCACGCTGACGCCGCGCGCATTCGGCGCCCATACCGCGAACGACACGCCTGCGATGCCGTTCATCTCACGGACGTGCGCGCCGAGCTTGTCGTACGCGCGCTCGTGCTTCTGCTCGCTCCACAGATAAAGGTCGAGCTCGCCGAGGGTGGGCAGGAACGAGTAGGCATCGGCGATCGTGAATGCGGCGCCGCCCGGATACTGAATCTCAAGACGATACGGAAACACTTCGCGGCGACCGTCGACGACGCCCTCGAACAGCCCGCCGTCGTGCGGCGTCATTGCGATCGGCGCCTCGCCGTCGATCAGGATCGAAACGCGCTCCGCTCCAGGCCGAAAGGCACGGATGAAAACGCGATTACCGTCGGGATGAATACCGAGAATCGAATGGGGATCGTGATGCACCAGCGCGAGCAGGCGTTCGACCTCCTCGCGCTTGAGATTTGATTCGAAAGTTTCAGAGCTCATGTTGTTATGTCCAAGGCCGGGCTCCGCGTCGGGACTGTTAAGTCGTCGCAGCCGGCCTGCGCTAAAGTCTAAAGGATAGCGAGGGCCTGCGCGACTCACCTCGCGCGCGAAGGCGCTTTGCTTCACGCGCCCGAAATGCTTGTTTGTTTCGCGAAACGCAGCATTAAGCGCGCAGTAAATCGTGGAGTGAACGTCATATGGCTGAGTCGCCAAATCGGCAGCCCGCGGGCAACGTATCGGCCTTCGATCGCATGATGGGGCAGCTCGAAGTGATCGAGCCGGGCCTCGCGATGTTCCATGGCTTCGCCAATGTTGCGTTCGCATATGGACGCGGCGAGATGCTCGCGGTCGATACCAGCTCGCGACTGATGGGCGCGATGGCGGTGAAGGCGATTCGCGAGGTCACCGACGAGCCGTTCGCGTTCCTGATTTACACTCACGGTCACGCTGATCACGCCTTCGGCACGCGAGCATTCATCGAAGACGCCGCGGCCCGCGGCTATCGCCGTCCCAAAATCTGGGCGCATGGAGATGTCAGCGGCAGATTTCGCCGCTACGCGATGACCAAGGGATGGCAATCGCATATCAATCAGCTTCAGTTCGGCGCGGGTGCGGGCGTTGCGAGCTCGTTCGAAGAAAAGAATTTTCATAGCGCGGACCTCGTTTACCGCGATTACCAGATGCTCGAACTGGTCGGTGAGGCCGTCGAGCTGCATCATGCGATGGGCGAGACCGACGACGCGACGTGGGTCTGGATGCCGCATCGGCGCGCGGCGATGGTCGGCGATCTTGTCGTCTCCTCGATGCCGAATACCGGCAATCCCAACAAGGTGCAGCGCTACACGCTCGAATGGGCCGAGGCGCTCGAGGAAATTGCGCGGCGCAATCCGCGCTACGTTCTGCCGGGGCACGGACCCGTGGTGAATGGCGAGCCGGCGTGCCAGGAACTGCTCGTCGACACGGCACGAGCGCTCAGGTTCGTTCACGATGAAGTTGTGCGGCTGCTCAACGCCGGGCAGTGGCCGGTCGATATCATCGAGGCAAATATCAAGCTGCCCGTGGAGCTGGAATCGAAGCCCTACCTCGCGCCGGTTTACGGATGCGTCCCGTTCGTGGTGCGCGACGTGATTCGCCGCTACGCCGGATGGTGGTCGGGCGAGCCATCGGCAATGTTCCCAGCTTCGCGGCAGGAGCGCGCCGAAGACGTGCTCGCGCTATGCGGCCACGACGCGATCCTGACGCGCGCCAGATCGCTCCGCGACGAAGGCAAGCTTCAACGGGCGCTCGCGCTCGCGGAAACGGCACTCAACGCCGACAAGAACGATCGCGAAGCAACCGAGCTGAACGCCGAAATCCTGGACAAGCTGGCGGCCGAAGAGCGCTCCTTCATCGCCCGCAACTTCTTCACCGGCGCCGCCCGCCAACTCCGCGAACGATTGAAATAGCAACTGCTGAAATACTAGCGCTTTCCTTTGTGCCTCACGCACGACGATGCCCAGTAGCCTGTCGCGATGTGTATAGATTCAAAGGATACCTTTCGCGTTGGCGTCGCGCATCTCGTTATCGCCGCAATACTCTGACTTCGCTATAGTTTGCGCGTGGATTGGTTCGCGCAGAATTATCATCATCTGCTGTTTACCGATTTCGGCGGATTCGCTTTCGTTCTCGTTCTCTACCTCGTTCTCGGAATCTTCGAGATCACGTTCCCGGCCGAGCCCGGGCAGGCGTTCTCGGGACGCATCACCAACGTCGTCGTCACCGGGATGTTCCTCGGCTTCGGCGGACTCCTCACGAAATGGAGCATCAATGCGCTCGGCGCCGGACCTCGTCGTCTGCTCGATCACGGAATCCTCGTCTCCGTTGCGATTCTGATTGCCTACGGATTCGTGAGCGACCTGTTCTTCTACTGGTATCATCGCGCGCAACACAGGATCGATTTCCTCTGGCCCATCCACGAGCTGCATCACACCGACGGTGCGCTCAACGCAACGACGAGCCTGCGCACCTTCTGGCTGGAGGCGCCGATTCAGAGCCTGATCGTCGCCCTGCCCGCAACCTACATCATCGGATTGGACCATCGCGCGGCTTTTGTGCTGCCGGCACTGTTCACGGGATGGCTATACTTCACACACGCGAACTGGCGGCTGGGCCTGGGTTTTCTGACGCCGCTCATATGCGGTCCGCAGCTGCATCGGATTCATCATTCGAATCTCAGTGAGCATCAGAACAAAAATTTCGCGCAGTACTTTCCTGTTATCGACATGATGTTCGGAACTTACTATGCGCCCCGCCGTGGCGAGTTTCCAACGACCGGGATTCCGAATCGCACCGCGCCCGCGTCTTGGGCGGAGATGACCGTGGGTCCATTTCTGGCCTGGACCGCCGCTATCGATACGCGACTTTCGAGCGAACCCGCGGTAGCGGCGAAGCCCGCGCCTAAACCTGCAGCTGTATCGAAGCCGCAGCCGCGAGCATCGCGACAGCGGCGCCGCGCACGTTAATCTCGCGCATCCGTGCTGGCGTTGAAATGGATCGAACCGCCGCCGTGAAAGCAAATCCGCCAGATTTCGCGGCGATGCCGCGGCGGTTGATAGAATTAAATCAATCTCGCTCCGCCTTCGACGAGGTTGGTCGATGCAACCCCCGCTGCTGCCCGCTCATGTCGATTACTACTCGGCTGCGCTTTTCACCTGGTTGATCAATCTGCTGCCGCGTCTCGCGACCGCGGTGGCGATTCTCATCGTTGGATATCTGATCGCGGCATGGGCGGGACGCGCCTCGCGCTCGATGCTCGCGCGGAGCCAACGTCTGGACGTGACCGTACAGCCGATCGCCGCGGTCGCGATTCGCTACGCGATAATGATCCTCGTGATCGTCGCCGCGCTCGGCCAACTCGGGATCCAGACTGCGTCGCTGCTGGCGGTGCTCGGCGCCGCTGGTCTCGCGATCGGACTCGCGCTGCAAGGCACTCTTACCAACATCGCGGCGGGAATCATGCTGCTGTGGCTCAGGCCGTTTCGGATCGGCGACTACATCGAGGTGCCGACCAACAACATCGCGGGGCGCGTAATCGAGATGGGGCTCTTCGTATGCCATCTCGAGTCTGCTGAGGGCGTCTTCGTCTTCGCACCGAACAGCGCAATCTGGAACGCCGCGCTACGCAATCAGAGTCGCATCGCGGGCCGCCTGATCAGCTTCGGGGTCGCGTTGCCGCCGACGGCGCCGATCGACAAAGCGCGCGGGATTCTGTTCGCGATGCTGAAGGAGGACGCACGCGTCGCGAAAGATCCCGCGCCGGAAGTGTTCCTTGACAGCTTCGATGCGACCGCCGGTGTCACGCTAAACTGCACATTCCACGTGGTGCACGAGCATTCCGCAGAACTTCAGCGCGACATCATCGAGCGCGCCAACCAGCGTCTTGCGCAATCCGAAGTTGGCGCGCCGCGCTCGGTCACGCGCCTGATACCAGCGGTCAGCGACCCCTCGCGACTGATCCTGAGCTGATCAAGAAACTTGGGTCCAAGGGCTTGACATTTTTACCGGCTTCCACAATATTGAGAATCATTCTCAATTTCATGAGGACGCCGATGCCGTCAGCTCAGCCTTCACTCAAATTACTTGCCCTGGCCTCGCTAGTCGCCGTTTGCGCTTTGCCTGCACTCGCGCGCGCCGACGAGACGGAGATTAAATTCGAGAACCATCACTTCACGCCTCAGACTCTGAACCTGACTTCGGGCCAGGCGACCAAAATAAAGGTCGTGAATGCGAGTAACGAAACCATCGAGTTCGAAAGCTTCAAGCTCAATCGCGAACAAGCCGTGCAACCAGGCCAGACGATCACGGTGAATATCCCCGCGCTTAGCCCGGGCAACTACGACTTCTACGACGATTTCCATCAGGACGTTCCGCAGGGAAATATCGTCGCCCGCTGACGCGGGCTCGAAACCTGAACAGTGACAGCTCGCAGGATCGGCATCGCGCTGCTAGCGGCGATCGCCGCGATGATGATGCTCACGCAATTTTTTCGACCCGCGATCGACAATCCCCCTGCAGGCGGCGCCCTCGATGCCCCTCCTGAGATCGCCGCCCTCCTCCGTGGCTCGTGTTACGACTGCCATTCCAACGAAACGCACTGGCCGTTCTACGCGCGAGTCGCGCCTCTCTCATGGCTCGTCGTTCACGATGTAAATCGCGGCCGCCAAGAACTCAACTTCTCCGAATGGAATACGTACTTCCCTCAAACACGGCATCGGAAACTGCAATGGATCGAGCGCTCGCTCACGCAGGAGCACATGCCGCCGCGGATCTATACATTGATGCATCCTGGCAGCCGGCTCAGCGCGGCTGATCGCACAACAATCAACAACTGGATCGAAACTCAACTCGCCGAACCGGGGGCGCCGAGTACGTCAACCCACTGAGGAGCCCTTTCGTGAGACTGACTATCCGCCTATTACTCATCGGCGCTTGCGTCGCCCTTCCGACAATACTCACCGCGCGATCGGCGCAAGCTCAAGTCGATCCCTGGGAATTCGAGGTTTATCCATATCTCACTGAGTCGCGCGGCGTGCTGGAGCTCGAAACCGATAATGCCGTCCCGGTGAAGGGGCATACGCAACCCGGCACTGGTCTCGGCGAGCCTTACTACGCGAGCCAGAGCCAATGGTACAACCAGTATGAGCTCACCTACGGCCTCACCGATAGAATCGAAGCGGCGGCCTACCTGAACCTGGCGCTGCCGCAGGGCGCGGGGATGCAGTACGCCGGATCGAAATATCGCCTGCGTGGCAGGCTCTTCGATCCCGATACGCTGCCTGTTGACCTCGGATGGTATATCGAACTGGAATGGCACAAGACACCGCAGTTCGACGATGATGAGCTCGAGCTCGAGCTGCGCCCGATTATCGAGAAGGATCTCGGCAGCTTCTCGTTTATGGCAAATCCGATCTTTGAGAAGCCGATTTTTATCGGACCTGACAAGAATAAAGGATTCGAATTCGGCTACGCCACGGGCGCTTATTATCGATGGCTGAGGTATATTTCGCCGGGCGTGGAATTCTACGGCGGCGTCGGTTCAATCGACAATACTGATCCGATGCAGCAGCAGAATCACTACATATTCCCCGTTGTGTGGGGTGAGTTGCCGCACGGGATCGAATATAACGTCGGCCCCGGATTCGGCTTGACCCGTGGCTCCGATCAAATCGTTGTGAAATTCAACGTCGAACTCGAGAAGTATATTGGCGCACTATTCGGTCCGTCGTCGGACTCAGGATGGTTTTTCTAAACGCGTGAGGTCGGTTGCAATGGAAGATCGCAAGCAGTGCGAACGACGGCGCCTCGCCGGGGAAAACTCTTTCACCGTCGAGAGCTGCGAGTGCGGCGCGATTCATCTCACGATCGGATTCCTGACGCTGCGGATGGAGCCGTGCGCATACCGTGAATTCGCTCGAATCATCGCGGGCGCGCTGAACGAACTCGATCCCACGATTAGTCTGACTATTCACTGATCAGCACTCGCGTCTGCGCCATTTTGGCCGCCGCTCAGTATTCGAGAAACTGAGTACTTTTACTTAGCGGCGACTCATCGCTTTCCCGATTGTCAGGGCTTCGCATCCTCGTAGCTTGCCGGCGGCACATCGCAAAAAGGGGGGATTCTCATGAGCGTGCAATTGCGTCCTCGCGGGGATGGACAGAAACGCCCACCGCACTTTCGGATCTCACCGCGGCGGTGGAGGATGGCGTGATCTATGTCGTCCGCGGCGATAATGTCGGTACTCCGGCCGCAATCGCAACGCAGGGAGAAGGTTCCGTAGTAGTCGAGAACCGCCGCCAGGGCGACACCTTCATCCTGATCGGCGGTAACAACAGCACCGGCAGCATCGCCGCGAACCAGGCCTTCACCCCGTGAGGTTCGACCGCGAAGGAGCAGAGGCAGAACTCACCACAAAGATCACGAAGTCACCAAGGGGCGGATGCGGGCGGCGCCCTTCAGTTTACTTCGTGTCTTCGTGCCTTTGTGGTGAGAAACTGCCTGTTCTTTTCATCGTTGATATCGATCACTCCTCGCTTTCGACGAATGCTCGCAGGCGGTTGATCACCGCATCCCATTGATTAGAGATCTGTTCGAGGTAGTGCTCCGCGGTGTTAAGGCGTTTCGCGCGAAGCTCCCAGATTCGTTCGCGGCCGGCGCGTGAGCTGCGCGCGAGGCCGACGCCTTCGAGTGCTCGCAGATGTTTCGTGATCGCCTGCCGCGTCACTTTGGCGCCGTCGGCCAGGCGTGAAATCGATTGCGGTCCTTCGCTTGAGAGCCGGGCGATGAGGCGCAAGCGCGTCTGGTCGCCCAGCGCGGCAAATACTG
Protein-coding sequences here:
- a CDS encoding alkyl sulfatase dimerization domain-containing protein, coding for MAESPNRQPAGNVSAFDRMMGQLEVIEPGLAMFHGFANVAFAYGRGEMLAVDTSSRLMGAMAVKAIREVTDEPFAFLIYTHGHADHAFGTRAFIEDAAARGYRRPKIWAHGDVSGRFRRYAMTKGWQSHINQLQFGAGAGVASSFEEKNFHSADLVYRDYQMLELVGEAVELHHAMGETDDATWVWMPHRRAAMVGDLVVSSMPNTGNPNKVQRYTLEWAEALEEIARRNPRYVLPGHGPVVNGEPACQELLVDTARALRFVHDEVVRLLNAGQWPVDIIEANIKLPVELESKPYLAPVYGCVPFVVRDVIRRYAGWWSGEPSAMFPASRQERAEDVLALCGHDAILTRARSLRDEGKLQRALALAETALNADKNDREATELNAEILDKLAAEERSFIARNFFTGAARQLRERLK
- a CDS encoding heme-binding domain-containing protein; the protein is MTARRIGIALLAAIAAMMMLTQFFRPAIDNPPAGGALDAPPEIAALLRGSCYDCHSNETHWPFYARVAPLSWLVVHDVNRGRQELNFSEWNTYFPQTRHRKLQWIERSLTQEHMPPRIYTLMHPGSRLSAADRTTINNWIETQLAEPGAPSTSTH
- a CDS encoding cupredoxin domain-containing protein, with amino-acid sequence MPSAQPSLKLLALASLVAVCALPALARADETEIKFENHHFTPQTLNLTSGQATKIKVVNASNETIEFESFKLNREQAVQPGQTITVNIPALSPGNYDFYDDFHQDVPQGNIVAR
- a CDS encoding NAD(P)/FAD-dependent oxidoreductase, whose amino-acid sequence is MNADGKWNAIADTQMGEQKFTLRFKTNGGTFEGSMHSNFGALLISGIIDGDTLSWSMVMSQPIAMSLDYKVRVEGDELTGEVNGGAFGSAPIRGTRAAVDEDESAAANEPDPLEAAKAGLDFDPDALRERYRQERDKRLRADGEAQYLELSGKFAHYNEDDPYAEPGFTRDPLTDEIDVVIIGGGFSGLLAGARLKEAGIDNFRIIEAGGDFGGTWYWNRYPGAQCDIESYCYLPLLEELAYIPKEKYSYVSEIFEHSQRIGREYGLYDITCFQTRVKSIDWDEKIKRWHISTNRNDDIKARFVIMALGTASRAKLPGIPGIDEFGGHSFHTSRWDYNYTGGDTTGGMTKLADKRVAIIGTGATAIQAVPFLGKYAKQLYVFQRTPSSVDLRGNKPTDYTWAETLEPGWQRKRRENFAAILTGQPFEEDLVNDGWTDIFRNVLSIPKSEKPMTSEQIGQVMEIADFKKMNGIRARVDDTVEDKEAAEALKPWYRQFCKRPTFNDEFLPTFNRPNVELIDVSAAKGVERITKKGVVANGKEYEVDCIIYASGFEISTAFKRRVGIEINGEGGKSLFDHFADGFKTLHGFSTRGFPNWFYIGISQNALSVNMTAMFDEQARHIAYIIKETRNRGGVTVQPQQEAQDAWVDLINKLQINNRAFLEACTPGYYNNEGSARAGLGAGIYTPGINAFNKLLEEWRAKGDLEGLEIQR
- a CDS encoding mechanosensitive ion channel, with product MQPPLLPAHVDYYSAALFTWLINLLPRLATAVAILIVGYLIAAWAGRASRSMLARSQRLDVTVQPIAAVAIRYAIMILVIVAALGQLGIQTASLLAVLGAAGLAIGLALQGTLTNIAAGIMLLWLRPFRIGDYIEVPTNNIAGRVIEMGLFVCHLESAEGVFVFAPNSAIWNAALRNQSRIAGRLISFGVALPPTAPIDKARGILFAMLKEDARVAKDPAPEVFLDSFDATAGVTLNCTFHVVHEHSAELQRDIIERANQRLAQSEVGAPRSVTRLIPAVSDPSRLILS
- the glgB gene encoding 1,4-alpha-glucan branching protein GlgB — its product is MSSETFESNLKREEVERLLALVHHDPHSILGIHPDGNRVFIRAFRPGAERVSILIDGEAPIAMTPHDGGLFEGVVDGRREVFPYRLEIQYPGGAAFTIADAYSFLPTLGELDLYLWSEQKHERAYDKLGAHVREMNGIAGVSFAVWAPNARGVSVVGDFNAWDGRLNMMRVLGGSGVWEIFIPDVKPGAAYKYEIRTQAGSLLLKADPFAQQMENPPATASVVWNSSYQFRDDEWMQQRAAREAVRSPMLIYEVHLGSWRRVPEDGNRPLTYREMASQLGDYVQQMGFTHVQLMPLMEHPFTGSWGYQVSGYFASTSRYGNPDDLRYLIDELHRRGIGVILDWVPAHFPKDEFSLGRFDGTALFEHADPRQGHHPDWGTYIFNYGRAEVRSFLIASALYWLGEFHVDGLRVDAVASMIYLDYGRREGEWVPNAYGGRENLDAISFVKMLNEAVYRLNPGIMMIAEESTAWGGVSRPTWMGGLGFGFKWDMGWMHDTLEYIALDPIYRRWHHRDLTFGLLYAWSENFVLPISHDEVVHGKRNLLSKMPGDLWQQFANQRALFAYMWARSGKKLIFMGTEIGQRREWNHDTSIDWDLLQYKEHQGLQNLVRDLNHIYRSQPALWEADTEPSGFRWIEADDADANVIAFMRIAPSSGRTLICVCNFSPVVRSGFRIGVPKPGWYREVLNTDAETYGGTNIGNGGGVEAAPIKWHQFSHSIAIELPALSVLWFLAPE
- a CDS encoding sterol desaturase family protein; its protein translation is MDWFAQNYHHLLFTDFGGFAFVLVLYLVLGIFEITFPAEPGQAFSGRITNVVVTGMFLGFGGLLTKWSINALGAGPRRLLDHGILVSVAILIAYGFVSDLFFYWYHRAQHRIDFLWPIHELHHTDGALNATTSLRTFWLEAPIQSLIVALPATYIIGLDHRAAFVLPALFTGWLYFTHANWRLGLGFLTPLICGPQLHRIHHSNLSEHQNKNFAQYFPVIDMMFGTYYAPRRGEFPTTGIPNRTAPASWAEMTVGPFLAWTAAIDTRLSSEPAVAAKPAPKPAAVSKPQPRASRQRRRAR
- a CDS encoding metalloregulator ArsR/SmtB family transcription factor is translated as MASTRASARLAEVAPVFAALGDQTRLRLIARLSSEGPQSISRLADGAKVTRQAITKHLRALEGVGLARSSRAGRERIWELRAKRLNTAEHYLEQISNQWDAVINRLRAFVESEE